A DNA window from Halichondria panicea chromosome 16, odHalPani1.1, whole genome shotgun sequence contains the following coding sequences:
- the LOC135350401 gene encoding coronin-7-like, translated as MSRFKTSKYKNSLSYVYKQEAWINDCNVSAHLSSRGNLIDASRECVAFLQDPNSVSVLPVNSGGRFTKFPTISESASDLAFSPFHDRLLATGNSGCVRLWEVPNELPNDTIVSKPVASLAGDDGGRVEMVRFHPAADNVLLSCAGRQVTVWDTEAQSSMFNLEGHEDVVQCVCWHGNGSMVASVCKKDRQKSIKLFDPRAGAKPAQEAFAHSALKDSRVLWLGDSSYLLSCGADSSRNAEVALWDTANLVKPVSRVSLGSTASGSTMMFYDEDTKMVYVTVKNECTISFYELSGTSLSPGSHVYRSTQQIKGLALLPKATVNVMACQVARLMVLTQNAVVPISYYVQRKSHTEFHADLFPDTASGEPSMTGTQWREGANTPVSTISLDPAKFKRSQGAPKTDKKTGPAKEPSKTPEPTTTAKPVVAKTAEPEVTTKTKEPPRPSKVIQLVRASKLRHIEGVMSHRSTIIDKLPSLNTTVPGDCNALHANRDRVATVISRPGGQMIVLELNKPGRLDSDSVPTLQHSAAIMDFTFDPFDNYRLASACDDAYIRVWQVPDGGLTETLTEPLVKLKGHRDKPNLVSFHPLANSVLASAGYDCKLFIWNLDTQQPAISIELKDTLFAMSWSPCGRYLATFSKEGTLALYEPQKSTQPIREGCGPEGRRGGRVVWLDTEHIVVCGFNKTSVRTLSVYSTSDLSTPMSVISLSVSPAILMPTFDPDVNLLYVSGKGDSSVLVFEYVPDKHPYLFDVSPFSCPSAHQAVAFLPKVMCDARKVEIARGVRLTTSTVQQFTVKVPRTRLEYFQDDLYPLTAVTWEPVMSAQEWFDQGKPRDRATVDMRPTDMKPLSTAPAPRKAPKKFESYDPKFKSAHEKKEELMSAMIERMGDKDDDPLPQSKLEGCDSDEWSDD; from the exons ATGAGTAGATTCAAGACATCCAAATACAAGAACTCTCTCAGCTACGTGTACAAGCAAGAG GCCTGGATTAATGACTGTAATGTCAGTGCCCACCTCAGTTCCCGTGGCAACCTGATAGATGCCAGCAGAGAATGTGTGGCTTTCCTCCAGGACCCCA ACAGTGTGAGTGTGCTCCCTGTGAACAGTGGCGGCCGTTTCACAAAATTCCCTACAATCAGTGAGTCAGCGAGCGACCTCGCCTTCTCTCCCTTCCATGATCGTCTCCTGGCAACGGGGAACAGTGGATGTGTGCGACTGTGGGAAGTCCCCAATGAGCTTCCAAATGACACTATTGTCTCCAAACCAGTTGCTAGTCTGGCAGGGGATGATGGGGGAAGAGTGGAGATGGTGCGCTTCCACCCTGCAGCTGATAAC GTGTTGCTAAGCTGCGCTGGCCGTCAGGTGACTGTGTGGGACACTGAGGCTCAGAGTAGCATGTTCA ATCTGGAGGGCCATGAAGACgtagtgcagtgtgtgtgttggcaTGGCAATGGCTCCATGGTGGCTTCTGTATGCAAG AAAGATCGTCAAAAGAGCATCAAGCTTTTTGATCCTCGAGCAGGAGCTAAACCGGCTCAGGAGGCCTTTGCTCACAGCGCCCTCAAAGACTCTAGGGTTCTGTGGTTGGGGGATTCCTCTTACCTCCTCTCGTGTGGAGCCGACAGT TCTAGAAATGCTGAGGTGGCACTCTGGGACACCGCTAATCTGGTAAAGCCAGTCTCCAGAGTGTCACTGGGGTCCACTGCCTCAGG GAGCACCATGATGTTCTATGATGAGGACACAAAAATGGTCTATGTGACCGTGAag AATGAGTGCACTATTTCATTCTACGAGCTGTCAGGGACCTCGCTGTCTCCAG GTAGCCACGTGTATCGGTCAACCCAGCAGATCAAGGGTCTCGCTCTCCTGCCTAAAGCCACGGTGAATGTGATGGCCTGTCAAGTTGCACGTCTCATGGTGCTGACTCAGAATGCCGTAGTCCCCATCAGCTACTATGTCCAGAGAAAG TCACACACCGAGTTTCATGCTGACCTGTTCCCGGATACTGCGAGTGGAGAGCCCTCCATGACAGGCACTCAGTGGAGAGAGGGAGCTAACACTCCG GTGTCAACGATCAGTCTGGACCCTGCCAAGTTCAAGAGAAGTCAGGGAGCACCCAAAACAGACAAGAAGACTGGGCCTGCAAAAGAGCCCTCCAAAACCCCTGAGCCAACCACCACAGCCAAACCAGTGGTTGCTAAGACAGCCGAGCCAGAAGTTACTACGAAAACTAAGGAACCCCCACGCCCGTCTAAGGTGATTCAGTTGGTGCGAGCGTCAAAGCTTCGTCACATAGAGGGTGTGATGAGTCATCGCAGCACCATCATTGACAAGCTGCCCTCCCTCAACACCACAGTGCCAGGAGATTGCAACGCACTCCAT GCCAACAGAGACAGAGTGGCTACAGTAATATCAAGACCAGGGGGACAAATGATCGTCTTAGAA CTTAACAAACCAGGACGGTTGGACAGTGATTCAGTACCAACACTACAACACTCTGCTGCCATCATGGACTTCACATTTGACCCATTTGACAACTATCGCCTAGcatcag cGTGTGATGATGCCTACATTCGTGTGTGGCAAGTACCAGACGGAGGTTTAACCGAAACACTCACAGAGCCTCTGGTTAAACTGAAAG GTCACAGAGATAAGCCAAATCTGGTCTCCTTCCATCCTCTGGCCAACTCAGTTTTGGCGTCAGCTGGTTATGACTGTAAGCTGTTCATATGGAACCTCGACACTCAGCAACCAGCTATCTCCATTGAGCTCAAGGATACT CTGTTTGCCATGTCATGGAGCCCATGTGGTCGCTACCTGGCCACTTTCTCCAAAGAAGGGACGCTGGCCCTCTATGAGCCACAAAAGTCCACCCAACCAATACGAGAGGGGTGTGGTCCAGAAGGGCGGAGAGGAGGCCGAGTGGTTTGGTTGGACACTGAACACATTGTCGTGTGTGGATTCAACAAGACCAGTGTACGTACACTTAGTGTGTATTCGACATCTGACCTCTCCACACCAATGTCTGTGATCAGCCTGAGTGTGTCACCTGCCATCCTCATGCCCACTTTTGACCCTGACGTCAACCTTCTCTATGTTTCTGGGAAG GGTGACAGTTCTGTGCTGGTGTTTGAGTATGTTCCAGACAAGCATCCCTACCTGTTTGACGTCTCTCCATTCTCTTGCCCATCTGCACATCAG GCTGTTGCATTTCTGCCAAAGGTAATGTGTGATGCTCGCAAGGTGGAGATAGCACGAGGAGTTCGTCTCACCACTTCAACTGTTCAACAGTTTACCGTCAAGGTGCCCCGAACCAGACTCGAGTACTTCCAGGATGACCTTTATCCTCTAACCGCTGTGACATGGGAGCCGGTAATGAGTGCTCAAGAGTGGTTTGATCAGGGGAAACCTCGGGACAGGGCCACTGTAGACATGCGACCAACTGATATGAAGCCTT TGAGTACAGCACCTGCTCCGAGGAAAGCGCCGAAGAAATTTGAGAGCTACGACCCCAAGTTCAAATCAGCACACGAGAAAAAggaagag CTGATGTCAGCAATGATAGAGCGTATGGGAGATAAGGATGATGACCCTCTACCTCAGTCCAAACTGGAGGGCTGTGACAGTGACGAATGGAGTGATGATTAA
- the LOC135350410 gene encoding peptidyl-prolyl cis-trans isomerase B-like, whose amino-acid sequence MFLYCVHVDSTLKKPMMKVLFVCLCAVLSLDCVRGLEDALVTEMVFLDLEIEGSAAGRVEIGLFGGTAPKTVRNFVALANHEKDYGYRESIFHRIIPNFMMQGGDFTTFDGTGGYSIYGTYFRDENFILGHYGAVWVCMANAGPDTNGSQFYITVIACPWLDTTHTCFGKVMKGMDIVHKACKTRTNEHDRPLQPVKILNSGSLQMEVPPFVVEKTAAEL is encoded by the exons ATGTTtctgtactgtgtgcatgtggacaGCACATTAAAAAAACCTATGATGAAAGTGCTCTTTGTTTGCTTATGTGCCGTACTCTCACTAGATTGTGTTAGGGGGCTGGAAGATGCTCTTGTAACGGAGATGGTATTTCTGGATCTGGAGATTGAGGGCAGTGCAGCAGGACGAGTGGAGATCGGGCTGTTTGGAGGAACTGCTCCTAAAACAGTCAGAAACTTTGTGGCACTGGCAAACCATGAG AAAGATTACGGCTACAGGGAGTCCATATTTCACAGGATTATCCCTAATTTCATGATGCAAG GCGGTGATTTCACCACTTTTGACGGCACTGGCGGCTACAGCATATATGGAACCTACTTTAGAGATGAGAACTTTATTTTGGGTCACTATGGAGCTGTATGGGTGTGTATGGCCAATGCTGGACCAGATACCAATGGCTCACAGTTCTACATCACTGTGATTGCTTGCCCCTGGCTGGACACAACCCACACATGTTTCGGAAAAGTGATGAAAGGAATG GATATTGTGCACAAAGCTTGTAAAACGAGGACCAATGAGCATGATCGTCCATTGCAACCAGTCAAGATCCTCAATAGTGGGAGCTTGCAGATGGAGGTACCACCATTTGTGGTGGAGAAAACTGCTGCAGAACTCTGA
- the LOC135350411 gene encoding uncharacterized protein LOC135350411, whose product MASDSAWKDQGSSGQFEVPGDTRLNLSPYALDPSYLPKGPEFIFPVEARQRSWNEKWFDRVGTSYLTGVAVGGVWGVYDGLWSAEGTSARLRGNSILNGLTRRGPYMGNTFAVLALIYSPLESVIGHYRGAQDSANSVAAGAITGALFKSTAGVRAMVVGSGAGCAVVGLYTLAKYFSREKTGSVFDYV is encoded by the exons ATGGCTTCAGACAGTGCATGGAAAGATCAGGGTTCTAGTGGACAATTTGAAGTCCCAG GTGACACTAGACTCAACTTATCTCCCTATGCCCTGGATCCATCCTACCTGCCGAAG GGTCCAGAATTCATTTTTCCTGTGGAGGCACGCCAGAGGAGTTGGAATGAGAAGTGGTTTGACCGTGTTGGTACGAGCTACCTGACTGGTGTGGCTGTGGGTGGAGTTTGGGGAGTGTACGATGGACTGTGGAGTGCTGAGGGCACCAGTGCACGACTAAGGGGGAATTCCATACTCAACGGGCTCACAAGGAGAGGACCGTACATGGGAAACACATTTGCTGTGCTTG CACTTATCTACAGTCCCCTGGAGTCGGTCATTGGTCACTACCGAGGCGCTCAAGACTCAGCCAATTCTGTAGCTGCTGGTGCCATCACTGGAGCACTCTTTAAGTCAACAG CTGGTGTTCGTGCTATGGTGGTGGGCAGTGGAGCTGGCTGTGCAGTTGTTGGACTCTACACACTGGCCAAGTACTTCAGTAGAGAAAAAACTGGCTCTGTGTTTGACTATGTGTAG